One Myxococcaceae bacterium JPH2 DNA window includes the following coding sequences:
- a CDS encoding AraC family transcriptional regulator has product MDVLANVLGVTQLGNTMLCQSELVAPWGLDIHAHTKTAVHIVQRGVCWLHLEGEAEPMRLVPGDLVLVGSGIRHHLTHAPHGAVEPWEQALTNMKDRLAALPASASADATALLCAAYEFEQDGQHPLLALLPQLIRLHVDTSDESGQFHALVRLLSHESGRKLPGSDIIIPRLVDSLFVFIVRAWLESQPVGAGGWFGALRDPQIGKALSLIHESPELPWTVESLAAKVALSRAAFARRFVELVGEPPLKYLTRWRMSLAAKILKTTSESVDEIATRVGYDSSTGFGKAFQRHLRVSPGRYRATAPTDARGRVAQFAEG; this is encoded by the coding sequence ATGGATGTGCTGGCGAACGTGCTCGGCGTCACGCAGCTGGGCAACACGATGCTGTGCCAGTCGGAGCTGGTGGCGCCCTGGGGATTGGACATCCATGCCCATACCAAGACCGCCGTGCACATCGTCCAGCGCGGGGTCTGCTGGCTCCACCTGGAGGGTGAGGCAGAGCCCATGCGGCTCGTCCCGGGCGACCTCGTGCTGGTGGGCTCGGGCATCCGCCACCACCTCACGCACGCGCCCCACGGGGCCGTGGAGCCCTGGGAGCAGGCCCTGACGAACATGAAGGACCGGCTGGCCGCGCTGCCCGCCTCCGCCAGCGCGGACGCCACCGCGCTCTTGTGCGCCGCCTATGAGTTCGAGCAGGACGGCCAGCACCCGCTCCTGGCGCTGCTGCCCCAGCTCATCCGCCTGCACGTCGACACCTCCGACGAGAGCGGCCAGTTCCACGCGCTGGTGCGGCTCTTGTCGCACGAGTCGGGCCGCAAGCTGCCGGGCTCGGACATCATCATCCCGCGGCTGGTGGACAGTCTGTTCGTCTTCATCGTGCGCGCCTGGCTGGAGAGCCAGCCCGTGGGCGCGGGCGGCTGGTTTGGCGCGCTGAGGGACCCGCAGATTGGCAAGGCCCTGTCCCTCATCCACGAGAGCCCGGAGCTGCCCTGGACGGTGGAGAGCCTCGCGGCGAAGGTCGCCCTGTCTCGGGCTGCCTTCGCGCGACGCTTCGTGGAGCTGGTGGGAGAGCCGCCGCTCAAATACCTGACGCGCTGGCGGATGAGCCTGGCGGCGAAAATCCTCAAGACGACCAGCGAGTCCGTGGATGAGATTGCCACGCGGGTGGGCTACGACTCATCCACGGGCTTCGGCAAAGCCTTTCAGAGACACCTGCGCGTGTCCCCCGGACGCTACCGCGCCACCGCGCCCACGGATGCACGCGGGCGGGTGGCGCAGTTCGCGGAGGGCTAA
- a CDS encoding S9 family peptidase, which yields MMTLGALPLLAFLFAAPPAPASSPSGVAGIAPLPGQPNLWVSQVPPVSPELSQRARQYLESRAAALLDVSGDGKQVLISTRFADTNQLHVVEQPLGMRTQLTFTREPINQAKFLPGNPQVLFFLQDQGGGEFFQVFRLDRHTGRSERLTDGKSRHESLRVSPDGRWLAYGGTGRNGKDTDVYVAPTADPKQARRVTEAEGNWTPLEFSRDGSKLLVRQYRAADDADLHVVDVKTGERRPLTPKEGKGSVDSAVFSQDGKAVYLVTDRYSDFAELYRLDVAQAPGTAAPRALTASLHWNVKDVSLSADGRRLAVHVNEDGYSRLYLLDTRTQALAPVELPRGVMGDVVFPASRSDAVFFSLMSARVPLDVFSVDLRARKTARWTRSEVGGLDPETFVEPELVRYPSTDGVRVPAFLYKPRSATGKLPVVVVFHGGPEGQSVPGFNTFIQLLATELGMAVLVPNVRGSDGYGKAYRAMDDGVKREQSLADIGATLDFIGTRQDLDAARVGVYGGSYGGYMTLATVAFFPERVRAAVDVVGISSLPSFLQNTQAYRRDLRRAEYGDERDPAVRQVQERISPLGSVMKIRAALYVQQGANDPRVPQSEAEQIVQAVRAKGSDVWYLLATDEGHGFQKKENRDYAQVTAAMFFEKYLGADDAPGKKDGR from the coding sequence ATGATGACCCTTGGAGCCCTCCCTCTCCTCGCCTTCCTGTTCGCCGCGCCGCCCGCGCCTGCGTCGTCTCCCTCGGGCGTGGCGGGCATTGCGCCGCTCCCTGGCCAGCCCAACCTGTGGGTGAGCCAGGTCCCGCCCGTCTCACCCGAGCTGTCCCAGCGCGCGCGCCAATATCTGGAGTCCCGCGCCGCGGCGCTGCTGGACGTGTCGGGCGATGGCAAGCAGGTGCTCATCAGCACGCGCTTCGCGGACACCAATCAGTTGCACGTGGTGGAGCAGCCCCTGGGCATGCGCACGCAGCTCACCTTCACGCGCGAGCCCATCAACCAGGCGAAGTTCCTGCCCGGCAATCCGCAGGTCCTCTTCTTCCTCCAGGACCAGGGCGGCGGAGAGTTCTTCCAGGTGTTCCGGTTGGATCGCCACACGGGGCGCTCCGAGCGACTGACCGACGGCAAGAGCCGGCACGAGTCGCTGCGGGTGTCGCCGGATGGACGGTGGCTGGCGTACGGCGGCACGGGCCGCAACGGCAAGGACACGGACGTGTACGTCGCGCCCACGGCGGACCCCAAGCAGGCCCGGCGCGTGACGGAGGCCGAGGGCAACTGGACGCCGCTGGAGTTCTCGCGCGATGGCTCGAAGCTGCTCGTGCGTCAGTACCGCGCCGCGGATGACGCGGACCTGCACGTGGTGGACGTGAAGACGGGCGAGCGCCGCCCGCTCACGCCCAAGGAGGGCAAGGGCAGCGTGGACAGCGCCGTGTTCTCCCAAGATGGCAAGGCCGTGTACCTGGTGACGGACCGCTACAGCGACTTCGCCGAGCTGTACCGGCTGGACGTGGCCCAGGCGCCCGGCACCGCCGCGCCTCGCGCGTTGACCGCGTCGCTGCACTGGAACGTGAAGGACGTCTCGCTGTCCGCGGATGGGCGCCGGCTGGCGGTGCACGTCAACGAGGATGGCTACAGCCGGCTGTACCTGCTCGACACGCGCACCCAGGCCCTGGCTCCGGTGGAGCTGCCGCGTGGCGTGATGGGCGATGTGGTGTTCCCCGCGTCGCGCTCGGACGCGGTGTTCTTCTCGCTGATGTCCGCGCGCGTGCCCTTGGACGTCTTCTCCGTGGACCTGCGCGCGCGCAAGACGGCGCGGTGGACGCGCTCCGAGGTGGGCGGGTTGGACCCGGAGACCTTCGTGGAGCCCGAGCTGGTGCGCTACCCGTCCACGGACGGCGTGCGGGTGCCGGCCTTCCTCTACAAGCCGCGAAGTGCCACCGGGAAGCTGCCGGTGGTGGTCGTCTTCCACGGCGGCCCCGAGGGACAGAGCGTGCCGGGCTTCAACACCTTCATCCAACTGCTGGCGACCGAGCTGGGCATGGCGGTGCTGGTGCCCAACGTGCGGGGTTCGGACGGCTACGGGAAGGCGTACCGCGCCATGGATGACGGCGTGAAGCGCGAGCAGAGCCTGGCGGACATCGGCGCCACGCTGGACTTCATCGGGACGCGCCAGGACCTGGATGCCGCGCGGGTGGGCGTGTACGGCGGCTCGTATGGTGGCTACATGACGCTGGCCACCGTGGCCTTCTTCCCCGAGCGCGTGCGCGCGGCGGTGGACGTGGTGGGTATCTCCTCGCTGCCCTCGTTCCTCCAGAACACGCAGGCCTACCGGAGGGACCTGCGACGCGCGGAGTATGGCGACGAACGAGACCCGGCCGTGCGTCAGGTTCAGGAGCGCATCTCCCCGCTGGGTTCGGTGATGAAGATTCGCGCGGCGCTCTATGTCCAGCAGGGCGCCAACGACCCGCGCGTGCCCCAGTCCGAGGCCGAGCAGATCGTCCAGGCAGTACGCGCGAAGGGCTCGGACGTTTGGTATCTGCTGGCTACGGACGAAGGCCACGGCTTCCAGAAGAAGGAGAACCGCGACTACGCGCAGGTGACGGCCGCGATGTTCTTCGAGAAGTACCTGGGAGCGGATGACGCTCCTGGGAAGAAAGACGGCCGCTGA
- a CDS encoding S8 family peptidase: MIRRLAILALLACAGCPSTEEPLEPDPLTGTVQGTLTPFRSGSAGAAVVSPRLPESELRDLTGAVHRAVAAREVTHASPPPQDSLIPGEVIVRFDEANLSKDAALARARMPGYRATHLGFISEYLHVLRYSPDVVQAQSGAAPVRALARDEHEGIVKQLSVTPGVRYAESNLKVTSFSVPDDPYYARQWHYANMNLPAAWDITTGSDSMVVAVVDTGITKHPDLDARMLPGIDLISSGSAAGDGDGPDNDPTDMGNDGPSGSSSFHGTHVAGTIGAVSNNKLGVAGVTWKGKVLPVRVLGTNGGTLADIAAGMNWATGGVVPGVRVNTTPARVVNLSLGGTGSAPQSVQDIVNTAVNSRNAIFVIAAGNENVNASGTFPCNMQNVICVGAVRFDGRRASYSNFGSVVDVMATGGQTSEDRNGDGFPDGVLSTLPDSNKQPSYGFYNGTSMAAPHVAGIVALMLSVNPALTATEVENILKDTADTASQCAEGCGAGLVNAQAAVLRAKGGGDPNAPPKLAIGTTQMSFTGGGTQQLSVRNTGGGKLQVGVTIAGTQASAVSVSSTALSVDAYKSTLLSVTVKPGSLPVGDYLAQLTLTATPGGSANVLVKFKVGSLQDKDALIAFAYQDKTGAWQVDKEAVLAVPATGGYHYSAKLTPHTYYALATIDEDGDGELFEDGERVGYWRDATEFESFDLKSGVTVQDISFSLAPGKSSEPEPTSLVGQPCTKDSQCGTDGICATNYPSGYCTLSCVSSSCPSGSKCYATSGGTNAYCFATCSGIGTQGSCRTGYTCAPDSAGNGACVPQ, encoded by the coding sequence ATGATTCGCCGTCTTGCCATCCTGGCGCTGCTGGCATGCGCAGGCTGCCCCTCCACCGAGGAACCCCTCGAACCCGATCCCCTCACCGGCACGGTGCAGGGCACATTGACGCCGTTCCGCTCGGGCTCGGCGGGCGCCGCGGTGGTGTCGCCGCGCCTTCCGGAGTCCGAGCTTCGTGACCTGACGGGCGCCGTGCACCGCGCCGTCGCCGCCCGCGAGGTGACCCACGCCTCGCCGCCGCCCCAGGACTCGCTCATCCCCGGGGAGGTCATCGTCCGCTTCGACGAGGCCAACCTGTCGAAGGACGCGGCGCTCGCGCGAGCGCGCATGCCCGGCTACCGCGCGACGCACCTGGGCTTCATCAGCGAGTACCTCCACGTGCTGCGCTACTCGCCGGACGTGGTGCAGGCCCAGTCCGGCGCGGCGCCCGTGCGCGCGCTGGCGCGGGACGAGCACGAGGGCATCGTGAAGCAGCTCTCGGTGACGCCCGGCGTGCGCTACGCCGAGAGCAACCTGAAGGTGACGTCCTTCTCGGTGCCGGATGACCCCTACTACGCGCGCCAGTGGCACTACGCGAACATGAACCTGCCGGCCGCGTGGGACATCACCACGGGCTCGGACTCCATGGTGGTGGCGGTGGTGGACACCGGCATCACCAAGCACCCGGACCTGGACGCGCGCATGCTGCCGGGCATCGACCTCATCTCCAGCGGCAGCGCCGCCGGCGACGGTGACGGCCCCGACAACGACCCCACGGACATGGGCAACGACGGCCCGAGCGGCAGCTCGTCCTTCCACGGCACGCATGTGGCGGGGACCATTGGCGCCGTGTCCAACAACAAGCTGGGCGTGGCGGGCGTCACCTGGAAGGGCAAGGTGCTCCCCGTGCGCGTGCTGGGCACCAACGGCGGCACGCTGGCGGACATCGCGGCGGGCATGAACTGGGCCACGGGCGGCGTCGTTCCCGGCGTGCGCGTGAACACCACGCCCGCGCGCGTGGTCAACCTGAGCCTCGGCGGCACGGGCTCCGCGCCGCAGTCCGTGCAGGACATCGTCAACACCGCGGTCAACTCGCGCAACGCCATCTTCGTCATCGCCGCGGGCAACGAGAACGTGAACGCCTCGGGCACGTTCCCCTGCAACATGCAGAACGTCATCTGCGTGGGCGCGGTGCGCTTCGACGGCCGGCGCGCCAGCTACTCCAACTTCGGCTCGGTGGTGGATGTCATGGCCACCGGCGGCCAGACGAGCGAGGACCGCAACGGCGACGGCTTCCCGGACGGCGTGCTGTCCACCCTGCCCGACAGCAACAAGCAGCCCTCGTACGGCTTCTACAACGGCACCAGCATGGCCGCGCCGCACGTGGCCGGAATCGTCGCGCTGATGTTGTCCGTCAACCCCGCGCTCACCGCCACGGAGGTGGAGAACATCCTCAAGGACACGGCCGACACGGCCAGCCAGTGCGCCGAGGGCTGTGGCGCGGGGCTCGTCAACGCGCAGGCCGCCGTGCTGCGCGCCAAGGGCGGCGGTGACCCCAATGCTCCGCCCAAGCTCGCCATCGGCACCACGCAGATGTCCTTCACCGGGGGCGGCACGCAGCAGCTCTCCGTGCGCAACACGGGCGGCGGGAAGCTCCAGGTGGGCGTCACCATCGCGGGCACGCAGGCCTCCGCGGTGTCCGTCTCCTCCACCGCGCTGTCCGTGGACGCCTACAAGTCGACCCTGTTGTCCGTCACCGTCAAGCCGGGCTCGCTGCCCGTGGGCGACTACCTGGCGCAGCTCACCCTCACCGCGACGCCAGGCGGCAGCGCCAACGTGCTGGTGAAGTTCAAGGTGGGCAGCCTGCAGGACAAGGACGCGCTCATCGCGTTCGCCTACCAGGACAAGACCGGAGCCTGGCAGGTGGACAAGGAGGCCGTGCTCGCGGTGCCCGCGACGGGCGGCTACCACTACAGCGCCAAGCTCACGCCCCACACGTACTACGCGCTGGCGACCATCGACGAGGACGGCGACGGCGAGCTCTTCGAGGACGGCGAGCGCGTGGGCTACTGGCGCGACGCCACCGAGTTCGAGTCCTTTGACCTGAAGTCGGGCGTCACGGTGCAGGACATCAGCTTCTCGCTCGCGCCGGGCAAGTCTTCCGAGCCCGAGCCCACGTCGCTGGTCGGTCAGCCCTGCACGAAGGACAGCCAGTGCGGAACGGATGGCATCTGCGCCACCAACTACCCGAGCGGCTACTGCACCCTGAGCTGCGTCTCGTCGAGCTGCCCGTCCGGCTCCAAGTGCTACGCCACCAGCGGGGGCACGAACGCGTACTGCTTCGCCACGTGCAGCGGTATCGGCACCCAGGGCTCTTGTCGCACCGGCTACACCTGCGCGCCGGACAGCGCTGGCAACGGCGCCTGCGTCCCGCAGTAG
- a CDS encoding nuclear transport factor 2 family protein encodes MATTTKTSADVLKGFFDAFGKGDADGVVNSFHPDALIVAVRKGDRKGEQLHGSYKGKDGAKEFVTNLGKNFDTKAFSVEHLIGDGDVAYASGAFVHNIRSTGKPYASDWALKVLVKDGKILEYHFYEDSAGFVEASKK; translated from the coding sequence ATGGCCACCACCACCAAGACTTCCGCTGACGTCCTGAAGGGTTTCTTTGACGCGTTTGGCAAGGGCGACGCGGACGGCGTCGTCAATTCCTTCCACCCGGACGCGCTCATCGTCGCGGTGCGCAAGGGCGACCGCAAGGGCGAGCAGCTCCACGGCAGCTACAAGGGGAAGGATGGCGCCAAGGAGTTCGTGACCAACCTGGGCAAGAACTTCGACACCAAGGCGTTCTCGGTGGAGCACCTCATCGGCGATGGTGACGTGGCGTACGCCAGCGGCGCCTTCGTGCACAACATCCGCTCGACGGGCAAGCCCTACGCCAGCGATTGGGCGCTGAAGGTCCTGGTCAAGGATGGGAAGATCCTCGAGTACCACTTCTACGAGGACTCTGCCGGCTTCGTCGAGGCGAGCAAGAAGTAA
- a CDS encoding nuclear transport factor 2 family protein has protein sequence MNRTLVLLSLLFTAPALAESAEEKAILQVERDWCAAALRSDAAALEQLLLDDYTLTGSNGVITTKANDVTEAKQGDPKYEVFENRDMKVRVHGDTAVVTGRTHVKGVSGGKAFSAVFQFTDTLVKVKGKWRPLAGHVSRITDA, from the coding sequence ATGAACCGAACCCTCGTCCTGCTGAGTCTGCTGTTCACCGCTCCCGCGCTGGCGGAGAGCGCCGAGGAGAAAGCCATCCTCCAGGTCGAGCGCGACTGGTGCGCCGCCGCGCTCCGCAGCGATGCCGCGGCGCTCGAGCAACTCCTGCTCGACGACTACACGCTCACCGGCTCCAACGGCGTCATCACCACCAAGGCCAACGACGTCACCGAGGCGAAGCAGGGAGACCCCAAGTACGAGGTCTTCGAGAACCGGGACATGAAGGTGCGCGTGCACGGCGACACCGCCGTCGTCACCGGGCGCACCCACGTGAAGGGCGTCTCCGGGGGCAAGGCCTTCAGCGCGGTGTTCCAGTTCACCGACACCCTGGTCAAGGTGAAGGGCAAGTGGCGCCCGCTCGCGGGCCACGTGTCGCGCATCACGGATGCGTAG
- a CDS encoding aldo/keto reductase, translated as MTGVAGKVSLGTLGKANLPRVGLGCMGMSEFYGPSDEAENLRILALAHELGYVHLDTSDMYGNGTNEQLLGRFMKSVPRQSVFLATKFGIVRDAAGGLARSVDGSPAYVKAACDRSLARLGLDYIDLYYVHRKDPAVPIEETVGAMADLVKAGKVRALGLSEVSVETLRRAHKVHPIAALETEYSLLSRDPEMELLPTCQELGVAFVAYSPLSRGLLTASLNAGDLKRSGDVRQFMPRFSGDNFDRNAALLEDLKKIAAERGCTPSQLALAWVLARGEHIHIIPGTRREQYLRDNFAAGALRLSASEVARITQAVDASQVVGTRYPEAAMKGIGR; from the coding sequence ATGACTGGAGTTGCGGGCAAGGTGTCGCTGGGCACCCTGGGCAAGGCCAACCTTCCCAGGGTGGGGCTCGGCTGCATGGGCATGAGTGAGTTCTATGGTCCGTCTGACGAGGCCGAGAACCTGCGCATCCTGGCGCTGGCGCACGAGCTGGGCTACGTGCACCTGGACACGTCGGACATGTATGGGAATGGCACCAACGAGCAGCTGCTCGGCCGGTTCATGAAGTCGGTGCCGCGGCAGAGCGTGTTCCTGGCCACCAAGTTCGGCATCGTCCGCGACGCGGCGGGCGGGCTGGCGCGCAGCGTGGATGGCAGCCCCGCGTACGTGAAGGCGGCGTGTGACCGGAGCCTGGCGCGTCTGGGTTTGGACTACATCGACCTCTACTACGTGCACCGCAAGGACCCGGCGGTTCCCATCGAGGAGACGGTGGGGGCCATGGCCGACCTGGTGAAGGCCGGCAAGGTGCGCGCGCTGGGGTTGTCCGAGGTCAGCGTGGAGACGCTGCGCAGGGCCCACAAGGTGCATCCCATCGCCGCGCTGGAGACGGAGTACTCGCTCCTGTCGCGCGACCCGGAGATGGAGTTGTTGCCGACGTGCCAGGAGCTGGGCGTGGCCTTCGTGGCGTACAGCCCGCTGAGCCGGGGCTTGCTGACCGCGTCGCTCAACGCGGGGGACCTGAAGCGCAGCGGGGACGTGCGGCAGTTCATGCCGCGCTTCTCCGGGGACAACTTCGACCGCAACGCGGCGCTCCTCGAGGACCTGAAGAAGATCGCCGCCGAGCGCGGGTGCACGCCGTCGCAGCTCGCGCTCGCGTGGGTGCTGGCGCGCGGTGAGCACATCCACATCATCCCGGGCACGCGCCGGGAGCAGTACCTGCGGGACAACTTCGCGGCGGGCGCGCTCCGGTTGAGCGCGAGCGAGGTGGCGCGCATCACCCAGGCCGTGGACGCGAGCCAGGTGGTGGGGACGCGTTATCCGGAAGCCGCGATGAAGGGCATTGGACGCTAG
- a CDS encoding DNA-3-methyladenine glycosylase I, giving the protein MSGTEQEGVRGTDGQVRCGWAGIAPELEPYHDTEWGFPVVDDTRLFEKLCLEGFQSGLSWLTILRKRGAFREAFEGFDFERVARFTPKRVEKLLGNAGIIRHRGKIESAIHNAKQVRALRDEFGSLAAYFWRFEPGPQARPARMTRAVAASLTQTPESQALAKDLKKRGWTFVGPTTVYAFMQAMGLVNDHLDACCVRAEAERRRDKLKRPK; this is encoded by the coding sequence ATGAGCGGGACGGAGCAGGAGGGAGTGCGGGGGACGGACGGACAGGTGCGCTGCGGCTGGGCCGGCATCGCCCCCGAGCTGGAGCCGTATCACGACACGGAGTGGGGCTTCCCCGTCGTGGACGACACGCGCCTCTTCGAGAAGCTCTGCCTGGAGGGCTTCCAGTCCGGGTTGAGCTGGCTGACCATCCTCCGCAAGCGCGGGGCCTTCCGCGAGGCCTTCGAGGGCTTCGACTTCGAGAGGGTCGCGCGCTTCACCCCGAAGCGCGTGGAGAAGCTCCTGGGCAACGCCGGCATCATCCGGCACCGGGGCAAGATTGAGTCCGCCATCCACAACGCCAAGCAGGTGCGCGCGCTGCGCGATGAGTTCGGCTCGCTCGCGGCGTACTTCTGGCGCTTCGAGCCCGGGCCTCAAGCGCGGCCTGCGCGCATGACCCGCGCCGTCGCCGCCTCGCTCACGCAGACTCCCGAGTCCCAGGCATTGGCCAAGGACCTCAAGAAGCGCGGCTGGACCTTCGTGGGGCCCACCACCGTGTATGCCTTCATGCAGGCGATGGGGCTCGTGAACGACCACCTGGACGCCTGCTGCGTCCGCGCCGAGGCGGAGCGCCGCCGCGACAAGCTGAAGCGCCCGAAGTGA
- a CDS encoding DUF4397 domain-containing protein encodes MNRTRCWKALLVTVHMGLMVLAAGCNRTEVAAPAPAPPPPVPERPLVPAQVRVLHASPDAPPVDVYVEGSTRPLAVRVAYGSTTTYATLPPGDITVELRASGSAATTPPLLTTHVTLEQEARWTVVVAGLFAGHDPASVFRALSLREPPRDEVSIEQAQVRLVNAGVDAPTLGFDVGDDGTVDTELLERFASTGDATGNVPAGESLQLGVVMGANGERVTAFTLPPLVAGTQTLIVATGLMTEPARAGNGFSLLMAGRDGTLAILRQNPVVYAVHASPDAPTMELFTGARALFAPLSFGTMSGPVQVPPGEYTLDAFGVTLDHVRPAGSPAASSRTPELVAGERYLLVASGYLAPPTPQSPAFTLLPFAEGFSHDSSNVLVRLVHAAPGSPAVDVGLVGPEQRVLQDAPFVDQSFGGASAASGLPLPPDSLLLGVTPSSEANRYPRARFHLDSGTRVGQRLFAVAANPPGGAGAWNLRLLLVDTAPTPWTLGALLPEK; translated from the coding sequence ATGAACCGCACGCGCTGCTGGAAGGCCCTGCTCGTCACGGTACACATGGGATTGATGGTGCTCGCGGCGGGCTGCAACCGGACCGAGGTCGCCGCGCCGGCTCCCGCGCCACCGCCGCCTGTACCAGAGCGCCCGCTCGTCCCCGCCCAGGTTCGCGTGCTCCATGCCTCGCCGGACGCGCCGCCGGTGGATGTCTACGTCGAGGGCAGCACCCGGCCGTTGGCCGTGCGCGTCGCGTATGGCTCCACCACGACCTACGCCACCCTGCCGCCCGGCGACATCACCGTGGAGCTGAGGGCCTCGGGCTCGGCCGCGACCACGCCGCCCCTGCTCACCACGCACGTCACGCTGGAACAGGAAGCGCGCTGGACGGTGGTGGTCGCGGGCCTGTTCGCCGGACATGACCCGGCCTCGGTCTTCCGCGCGCTGTCCCTGCGCGAGCCACCGCGCGACGAGGTCTCCATCGAGCAAGCGCAGGTCCGGCTGGTGAACGCGGGCGTGGACGCGCCGACGCTCGGCTTCGACGTGGGCGACGACGGCACCGTGGACACCGAGCTGCTGGAGCGCTTCGCGAGCACAGGTGATGCGACAGGCAATGTTCCCGCGGGTGAGTCACTCCAGCTCGGCGTGGTGATGGGCGCGAATGGCGAGCGCGTGACGGCGTTCACCCTGCCGCCGCTCGTGGCCGGCACGCAGACGCTCATCGTCGCCACGGGCCTGATGACCGAGCCCGCGCGCGCGGGCAATGGCTTCTCGCTGCTCATGGCAGGACGCGACGGCACGCTCGCCATCCTGCGACAGAATCCCGTGGTGTACGCGGTGCACGCCTCGCCGGATGCGCCGACGATGGAGCTGTTCACCGGAGCGCGAGCCCTCTTCGCCCCGCTGTCCTTTGGAACGATGTCCGGCCCGGTGCAGGTGCCGCCCGGCGAGTACACGCTCGATGCCTTCGGCGTGACGCTGGACCACGTCCGTCCCGCGGGCTCGCCCGCCGCGTCGTCTCGCACGCCGGAGCTGGTGGCCGGTGAGCGCTACCTGCTCGTCGCGTCGGGCTACCTCGCGCCGCCCACGCCGCAGTCCCCGGCCTTCACGCTGCTGCCGTTCGCCGAGGGCTTCTCACACGACTCCAGCAACGTCCTCGTGCGGCTCGTGCACGCGGCGCCGGGCAGCCCCGCCGTGGACGTGGGCCTCGTGGGCCCGGAGCAGCGCGTCCTCCAGGATGCGCCCTTCGTCGATCAATCTTTCGGCGGCGCGTCCGCGGCCTCGGGCCTGCCGCTGCCTCCAGACAGCCTCCTGCTGGGAGTGACGCCCTCCTCCGAGGCCAACCGCTACCCGCGCGCCCGCTTCCACCTGGACTCGGGCACGCGCGTGGGTCAGCGCCTGTTCGCCGTGGCCGCCAATCCACCGGGAGGCGCGGGCGCGTGGAACCTGCGCTTGCTGTTGGTGGATACCGCGCCCACGCCGTGGACGCTCGGCGCGTTGCTCCCGGAGAAGTAG
- a CDS encoding antibiotic biosynthesis monooxygenase, giving the protein MADERVEMTAFLTAKPGKEAEMRVALRELVAETVKEPGCILFRILEDLERPGTFVLWEIFQDREALRVHMEKDHTRAYFTKGLNDRTQVMKLKTV; this is encoded by the coding sequence ATGGCTGACGAACGAGTAGAGATGACGGCGTTCCTCACGGCGAAGCCCGGCAAGGAAGCGGAGATGCGGGTCGCGCTGCGGGAGCTGGTGGCGGAGACCGTGAAGGAGCCGGGCTGCATCCTGTTCCGCATCCTGGAGGACCTGGAGCGCCCGGGCACGTTCGTGCTCTGGGAAATCTTCCAGGACCGGGAGGCGCTGCGTGTCCACATGGAGAAGGACCACACGCGCGCCTACTTCACCAAGGGCCTCAATGACCGCACCCAGGTCATGAAGCTCAAGACGGTCTGA